Proteins encoded within one genomic window of Kibdelosporangium phytohabitans:
- a CDS encoding polysaccharide deacetylase family protein — MPAKVINLTVHGIGKPPRELDPGEDGTWVTVEQFDQVMDAVVDRPDVRITFDDGNSSDVEIALPRLLERGLTAEFFVLAGLLGESGRLDRAGVRELMAAGMRIGSHGWSHRDWRRADFDQAVEEMVTAPQLLASITGHPVTRVAVPFGSYDRVVLTRLRHAGASLVYTSDGGAAAPDSWLQARTSLRHDIDPSWTADVLAGQPGLRRSARRLAAGMVKRTRGPAR; from the coding sequence ATGCCAGCAAAGGTCATCAACCTCACCGTGCACGGCATCGGCAAACCGCCAAGGGAGCTCGACCCCGGCGAGGACGGCACCTGGGTCACCGTCGAGCAGTTCGACCAAGTCATGGACGCCGTCGTGGACCGGCCGGACGTGCGCATCACGTTCGACGACGGCAACAGCTCCGACGTCGAGATCGCGCTGCCCCGTCTGCTCGAACGCGGCCTGACCGCGGAGTTCTTCGTCCTCGCCGGTCTTCTGGGCGAATCGGGCAGGCTGGATCGCGCCGGTGTCCGCGAGCTGATGGCCGCCGGGATGCGGATCGGGTCGCACGGCTGGTCGCACCGGGACTGGCGGCGAGCGGACTTCGACCAGGCGGTCGAGGAAATGGTGACCGCGCCACAGCTGCTGGCCTCGATCACCGGGCACCCGGTCACCAGGGTCGCGGTGCCGTTCGGTTCGTACGACCGGGTGGTGCTGACCCGGTTGCGCCATGCGGGCGCCAGTCTGGTCTACACGAGTGACGGCGGCGCCGCGGCGCCGGATTCGTGGCTGCAGGCCAGGACCAGCCTGCGGCACGACATCGATCCATCGTGGACAGCGGACGTGCTCGCCGGGCAGCCGGGGTTGCGCCGGTCGGCGCGCAGGCTGGCCGCGGGCATGGTGAAACGCACTCGTGGCCCGGCACGATGA
- a CDS encoding chitinase, which produces MKIMRRILVAAAAVSMAVGLAPVANAAVNPILAAPYLYQWSSPPNPVTVMQQTGIKAFTLAFILSDRSCNPLWDGTRSLTGADITRVNQIRAAGGDALPSIGGWSGNKLGTYCSTAQALAGAYVKVIDAGKFTAIDLDVENTDEFQNAAVQDKILNALKIVRQQRPSVKIVITIPALTSGLDTWGNRLVQRAKDLSAPVDVWTVMPFNFSSGGDMVAMTKSSVTGLKNKVQSVYGLTDDAAWRRSGLSSMNGRTDTGEIVTAANFRSIVSWANSVHLARVSFWAVNRDCNNCGGIAQGQWEFTKANATVTG; this is translated from the coding sequence ATGAAAATCATGCGGCGAATCCTGGTCGCGGCCGCGGCCGTGAGCATGGCCGTCGGGCTGGCTCCCGTGGCCAACGCTGCAGTCAACCCGATCCTGGCCGCTCCCTACCTGTACCAGTGGAGCAGCCCGCCGAACCCGGTGACGGTGATGCAGCAGACCGGGATCAAGGCCTTCACACTGGCGTTCATCCTGTCCGACCGCTCCTGCAACCCGTTGTGGGACGGCACCAGGTCGCTCACCGGCGCGGACATCACCAGGGTCAACCAGATCCGGGCGGCGGGCGGCGACGCCCTCCCGTCGATCGGCGGCTGGTCGGGCAACAAGCTCGGCACGTACTGCTCGACCGCACAGGCGCTGGCGGGCGCGTACGTGAAGGTGATCGACGCGGGCAAGTTCACCGCGATCGACCTGGACGTCGAGAACACCGACGAGTTCCAGAACGCGGCCGTGCAGGACAAGATCCTGAACGCGCTGAAGATCGTCCGCCAGCAGCGGCCGTCGGTGAAGATCGTGATCACGATCCCCGCGTTGACCAGCGGCCTCGACACCTGGGGCAACCGGCTGGTGCAGCGCGCCAAGGACCTCTCGGCCCCGGTCGACGTGTGGACGGTGATGCCGTTCAACTTCAGCTCGGGCGGCGACATGGTCGCGATGACCAAGAGCTCGGTGACCGGCCTGAAGAACAAGGTGCAGTCGGTGTACGGGCTGACGGACGACGCCGCCTGGCGCCGCTCCGGCCTCTCGTCGATGAACGGCCGGACCGACACCGGCGAGATCGTGACAGCGGCCAACTTCCGCTCGATCGTCAGCTGGGCGAACTCGGTCCACCTGGCCAGGGTGTCCTTCTGGGCGGTCAACCGCGACTGCAACAACTGCGGTGGCATCGCACAGGGCCAGTGGGAGTTCACCAAGGCCAACGCCACGGTGACCGGCTGA
- a CDS encoding O-antigen ligase family protein produces MTASTDVQRADGATLVCVFLLMLLMIPARLVISGIPMSITPATLTGVVLGVIWFCCQLVTTLGVAKGRNLARTALFLYAISQLATYGYATRNYLPMDELEGADRTIVVVFGTICVGIAVVDGVRNLARLDMMLKFMTVLIGVVAFIGFLQFASGLDITKYLAVPGLRPVTDDGFVLERSTFRRPAGTTGHPIEFGVVCAIGVPFAAHYAYRRKEAGLKAGKWWLCLAIIAAGAVVSLSRSAILGMCLGGVVLLIGWSGKRRVQALIAAAGFLAVLKVVVPGLIGTLYSLFDNIGSDPSIEGRTDDYESAGKQIAKHYLLGRGNGTYLSEKYGPLDNQYLGTLVQNGYIGLILLIFLFLAGMYSAAKVREISSDPVVRDLALSLIAAQAIVALGAATFDLLWFSTATGLTFVLVGASGALLRAVKAQNRNPVLPPMWEAVR; encoded by the coding sequence GTGACCGCGTCCACGGACGTCCAGCGCGCCGACGGCGCCACGCTGGTGTGCGTCTTCTTGTTGATGCTGCTGATGATCCCGGCCCGGTTGGTGATCAGCGGCATCCCGATGTCCATCACCCCGGCCACGCTGACCGGTGTCGTGCTCGGCGTGATCTGGTTCTGCTGCCAGCTGGTGACCACGCTCGGGGTGGCCAAGGGCCGCAACCTCGCGCGCACGGCGCTGTTCCTGTACGCGATCTCCCAGCTGGCGACGTACGGCTACGCCACGCGCAACTACCTGCCGATGGACGAACTGGAAGGCGCGGACCGGACGATCGTGGTCGTGTTCGGCACGATCTGCGTCGGCATCGCGGTGGTCGACGGCGTGCGGAACCTCGCGCGGCTGGACATGATGCTGAAGTTCATGACCGTGCTGATCGGTGTGGTCGCGTTCATCGGTTTCCTGCAGTTCGCGTCCGGCCTCGACATCACCAAGTACCTCGCCGTGCCCGGTCTGCGGCCGGTCACGGACGACGGTTTCGTGCTGGAACGGTCGACTTTCCGCCGTCCGGCGGGCACCACCGGGCACCCGATCGAGTTCGGGGTGGTGTGCGCGATCGGGGTCCCGTTCGCCGCGCACTACGCGTACCGCAGGAAGGAAGCCGGGCTGAAGGCCGGCAAGTGGTGGCTGTGCCTGGCGATCATCGCCGCCGGTGCCGTGGTCTCGTTGTCCCGCTCGGCGATCCTCGGGATGTGCCTCGGCGGGGTCGTCCTGCTGATCGGCTGGTCGGGCAAGCGGCGGGTGCAGGCGCTGATCGCGGCGGCCGGGTTCCTCGCCGTGCTCAAGGTGGTCGTGCCCGGTCTGATCGGCACGCTGTACAGCCTGTTCGACAACATCGGCAGCGACCCGAGCATCGAGGGCCGCACGGACGACTACGAGTCCGCGGGCAAGCAGATCGCCAAGCACTACCTGCTCGGCCGAGGCAACGGCACCTATCTGTCCGAAAAGTACGGTCCACTGGACAACCAGTACCTCGGCACGCTCGTGCAGAACGGCTACATCGGACTGATCCTGCTGATCTTCCTGTTCCTCGCCGGGATGTACTCGGCCGCCAAGGTCCGCGAGATCAGCTCCGACCCGGTCGTGCGCGACCTGGCGCTGTCGCTGATCGCCGCGCAGGCGATCGTCGCGCTCGGGGCCGCGACGTTCGACCTGCTGTGGTTCTCCACCGCGACCGGCCTGACGTTCGTCCTGGTCGGCGCGAGCGGCGCGTTGCTGCGCGCGGTCAAAGCACAGAACCGGAACCCCGTCCTTCCGCCGATGTGGGAAGCAGTCAGATGA
- a CDS encoding UDP-glucose dehydrogenase family protein, translating to MFARRIAVVGTGYVGLTTGACLASLGHRVVCGDVDPQKIERLRRAEVDILEPGLAELVAEGLAAGRLSFVVGAKTAIAEHEDGAEIVYLCVPTPMGVGGVADLAVVESVIDEIRGLLKPGTVIVNKSTVPVGTSQRTIELLNRSDVSVVSNPEFLREGTAVEDFLNPDRVVVGSDEQDAAERVSALYARLGAPTVLTDAASAELVKYAANCFLAMKLSYVNAMAELCERLGANIADVTEGMGYDRRIGQAFLSPGPGWGGSCLPKDTSAMLQVADAADFEFRLLRATIDTNERQRQRIVEKIRFAVTGKRGGSLSHMRLGIFGLTFKANTDDLRDSPALAVAALLRQAGAELVAYDPAVRSDNLRPEISSVTVVDDPYLAGKEADALVILTEWPEFRTLDWSKLASAVRSPVVVDTRNLLDKDTLRRAGFTWTGLGR from the coding sequence ATGTTCGCCAGACGCATCGCGGTGGTCGGTACCGGCTACGTCGGCCTGACCACCGGTGCCTGCCTCGCGTCACTCGGCCACCGGGTGGTGTGCGGTGACGTGGATCCGCAGAAGATCGAACGGCTGCGCCGGGCCGAGGTGGACATCCTCGAACCCGGCCTGGCCGAGCTGGTCGCCGAGGGGCTCGCGGCGGGCAGGTTGTCCTTCGTGGTCGGCGCCAAGACGGCGATCGCCGAACACGAGGACGGCGCCGAGATCGTCTACCTCTGCGTGCCGACCCCGATGGGCGTCGGCGGGGTGGCCGACCTGGCAGTGGTCGAGTCGGTCATCGACGAGATCCGCGGCCTGCTCAAGCCGGGCACGGTGATCGTCAACAAGTCGACCGTCCCGGTCGGCACCTCGCAGCGGACCATCGAGCTGCTCAACCGCTCGGACGTGTCGGTGGTCAGCAACCCCGAGTTCCTCCGCGAGGGCACCGCGGTCGAGGACTTCCTCAACCCCGACCGGGTCGTGGTGGGTTCCGACGAGCAGGACGCCGCCGAGCGTGTGTCCGCTCTGTACGCCAGGCTCGGCGCGCCGACGGTGTTGACCGACGCGGCCAGTGCCGAGCTGGTGAAGTACGCGGCCAACTGCTTCCTGGCGATGAAACTGTCCTACGTGAACGCCATGGCCGAGCTGTGCGAGCGGCTCGGCGCCAACATCGCCGACGTCACCGAGGGCATGGGCTACGACCGGCGGATCGGCCAGGCGTTCCTGTCGCCCGGTCCCGGCTGGGGCGGGTCCTGCCTGCCCAAGGACACCTCGGCGATGCTCCAGGTCGCCGACGCGGCCGACTTCGAGTTCCGCCTGTTGCGGGCCACGATCGACACGAACGAACGGCAGCGCCAGCGGATCGTGGAGAAGATCCGGTTCGCGGTGACCGGCAAGCGCGGCGGCTCGTTGTCGCACATGCGCCTCGGCATCTTCGGGTTGACGTTCAAGGCCAACACCGACGATTTGCGCGACTCCCCGGCGCTGGCTGTCGCGGCTTTGCTGCGTCAGGCGGGCGCCGAACTTGTCGCGTACGACCCTGCTGTGCGGTCGGACAATCTCCGCCCGGAGATCAGTTCGGTGACCGTGGTCGACGACCCGTACCTGGCGGGCAAGGAAGCGGACGCACTCGTGATCCTGACCGAGTGGCCGGAGTTCCGCACGCTCGACTGGTCCAAACTGGCCTCGGCTGTCCGCAGCCCGGTCGTGGTCGACACCCGCAACCTGCTGGACAAGGACACCCTGCGCCGCGCCGGCTTCACCTGGACCGGCCTGGGCCGCTAA
- a CDS encoding glycosyltransferase family 2 protein: MRVAVVIVTYNSADALGTCLASLPAGLDGVEVTEIVVADNASRDSTCEIAKNFTELPVRVVEIGRNAGYAAGINAGIRALGSYDTVLVINPDVRVRPGAAAKLAEAFSRSNVGIAAPRLENPDGSLQPSLRRPPTVLRAWAEALIGGNRAGRWGTLGELITDPRRYDVPGPAAWATGGVLMLSAEAVRQTGQWDETFLLYGEETDFALRAGRLGLLTWYTPDAVFEHDGGESGTNPMLWALLTVNRTTVVRRHYGFLAWAGYFAAVVVGEGIRALAGRPTAKAALTALLNPSRRRKVLPQ, encoded by the coding sequence GTGAGAGTCGCCGTCGTCATCGTGACGTACAACAGCGCGGACGCCCTCGGTACCTGTCTCGCTTCGCTGCCAGCGGGACTCGACGGTGTCGAGGTGACCGAGATCGTCGTCGCTGACAACGCTTCCCGTGATTCGACGTGCGAGATCGCCAAGAATTTCACCGAGTTGCCGGTCCGCGTTGTCGAAATCGGCCGCAACGCGGGCTATGCGGCCGGGATCAACGCGGGGATCCGCGCACTCGGGTCGTACGACACCGTCCTCGTGATCAACCCGGACGTCCGCGTCCGGCCCGGCGCGGCGGCCAAGCTGGCCGAGGCGTTCAGCCGCTCGAACGTCGGGATCGCCGCGCCGAGACTGGAAAACCCGGACGGCAGCCTGCAACCTTCGTTGCGCCGGCCACCGACCGTGCTGCGGGCGTGGGCCGAGGCGTTGATCGGCGGGAACCGTGCCGGGCGTTGGGGAACGCTCGGTGAGCTGATCACCGATCCACGCCGGTACGACGTGCCGGGGCCAGCCGCCTGGGCCACCGGAGGCGTGCTGATGCTGTCCGCCGAGGCGGTCCGCCAGACCGGGCAGTGGGACGAGACTTTCCTTTTGTACGGCGAGGAAACGGACTTCGCGCTGCGGGCCGGACGGCTGGGCCTGCTGACGTGGTACACGCCGGACGCCGTTTTCGAACACGACGGCGGCGAGTCGGGGACCAATCCGATGCTGTGGGCGTTGCTGACGGTCAACCGGACCACAGTGGTCCGGCGGCACTACGGTTTCCTCGCGTGGGCGGGGTATTTCGCGGCCGTGGTCGTCGGTGAGGGAATCCGTGCGCTGGCGGGCAGACCGACCGCCAAGGCCGCGCTCACGGCGTTGCTGAATCCGTCGCGACGGCGGAAGGTCCTGCCGCAATGA
- a CDS encoding PD40 domain-containing protein yields the protein MKVWLSGHRVLVGVVAIVLLVLGGGGYVAWTAVHQPAVSEDAPAPNAGDVVFIDLDGGQDRVTTLEPDGRRATSSLRCQRFYRAAGTSVCLRLAGPGPTYEAAVLKADNSVLKTIPLPGIPSRARVSASGNIVAWTSFVTGDSYTVPGGFSTRAGFFDLRTGEVTESIEHFEATVNNRPMKAADVNYWGITVAADDTTFYATLASGGLNWLVKGDLKAKTVRSVRQNAECPSLSPDGTRVAYKKRPTPLDKWSLVVLDLRTNKETTLPETSGIDDQATWLDANTLAFGLVKGGARTAVYYVPADGSAPARAEIHNAASPVSVK from the coding sequence GTGAAGGTTTGGCTGTCGGGGCACCGGGTGCTGGTCGGTGTGGTCGCGATCGTGCTGCTCGTGCTGGGCGGCGGCGGGTATGTCGCGTGGACCGCCGTGCACCAGCCCGCGGTGTCCGAGGACGCGCCCGCGCCGAACGCCGGTGACGTCGTCTTCATCGATCTCGACGGTGGCCAGGACCGGGTGACCACGCTCGAACCGGACGGCAGGCGCGCCACCAGCAGCCTCCGCTGCCAGCGGTTCTACCGCGCCGCCGGGACTTCCGTGTGCCTGCGGCTCGCCGGGCCCGGACCCACCTACGAAGCGGCTGTGCTGAAGGCCGATAACAGCGTTCTCAAAACAATTCCACTGCCGGGAATCCCGAGCCGGGCGCGGGTGTCGGCGTCGGGCAACATCGTGGCGTGGACCTCCTTCGTCACAGGTGACTCGTACACCGTGCCGGGCGGGTTCTCCACCCGGGCGGGCTTCTTCGACCTGCGCACGGGCGAGGTCACCGAATCGATCGAGCACTTCGAGGCCACGGTCAACAACCGGCCGATGAAGGCCGCGGACGTCAACTACTGGGGCATCACGGTCGCCGCCGACGACACCACGTTCTACGCCACCTTGGCGTCCGGCGGGCTGAACTGGCTGGTCAAAGGCGATCTGAAAGCGAAGACCGTGCGCAGTGTCCGGCAGAACGCCGAATGTCCGTCACTGTCGCCGGACGGCACCCGCGTCGCGTACAAGAAGCGCCCCACACCGCTGGACAAATGGAGTCTCGTGGTGCTTGACCTGCGCACGAACAAGGAAACCACGTTGCCGGAGACATCCGGCATCGACGACCAGGCGACCTGGCTCGACGCCAACACGCTCGCGTTCGGCCTGGTCAAGGGCGGTGCCAGAACCGCGGTCTACTACGTGCCCGCGGACGGGTCGGCACCCGCCAGAGCCGAGATCCATAACGCCGCTTCACCGGTATCGGTGAAATAG
- a CDS encoding glycosyltransferase: MGEPVVSVVVAAHDEEAVIARCLRSLTSGAKPGELDIIVVANACGDRTAQIARAERARVVETPVAGKAHALGLGDAECRTFPRLYLDADVDLDMVSLRRMLTAIERGALACSPVPEYDLSGVSGVAARFHRVFDRLIAGRRGLSGTGAYMLSKEGHGRVFPLPPVTSDDGWVHRSFSASERQSVEGARSVVRPARTVGAVIRRRARVRLGNRELDLLGRKAEEPSLGLGQLVTLVRQRQVRVLDSLCFLVVLLADKVVARWRRIRGTDADWSADRSSR; encoded by the coding sequence GTGGGCGAACCTGTGGTCAGTGTCGTGGTCGCGGCACACGACGAGGAAGCGGTGATCGCGCGGTGTCTGCGGTCGCTGACCAGCGGGGCGAAACCGGGCGAGCTGGACATCATCGTGGTGGCCAACGCGTGCGGGGACCGGACCGCGCAGATCGCCAGAGCCGAACGGGCCCGCGTGGTCGAGACACCGGTCGCGGGCAAGGCGCACGCGCTCGGTCTCGGTGACGCGGAGTGCCGCACGTTTCCCCGGCTGTACCTGGACGCGGACGTCGACCTCGACATGGTTTCGTTGCGCCGCATGCTGACCGCGATCGAACGCGGCGCACTGGCGTGCTCACCCGTGCCCGAGTACGACCTGAGCGGCGTTTCCGGTGTCGCGGCCCGCTTCCACCGGGTGTTCGACCGCTTGATCGCGGGCAGGCGCGGGCTGTCCGGCACCGGTGCGTACATGCTCAGCAAAGAAGGGCACGGCCGCGTTTTCCCGTTGCCACCCGTGACGTCCGACGACGGCTGGGTGCACCGCTCGTTCTCGGCCAGTGAACGACAGTCGGTCGAAGGCGCGCGTTCCGTCGTCCGCCCGGCACGCACAGTCGGCGCGGTGATCCGCAGGCGCGCCAGGGTGCGGCTGGGAAATCGTGAGCTGGATCTCTTGGGGCGCAAAGCAGAGGAGCCGTCGCTCGGCCTCGGTCAATTGGTAACACTGGTTCGCCAGCGCCAGGTCCGCGTTCTGGATTCCTTGTGTTTCCTCGTAGTTCTGCTGGCCGACAAAGTCGTGGCACGGTGGCGCCGGATACGCGGAACCGACGCCGACTGGTCGGCCGATCGCAGTTCCCGTTAG
- a CDS encoding glycosyltransferase family 4 protein, whose translation MSARLEEEGTKVNRGHVLIIVQNLPVPLDRRVWLECQALTAAGFDVSVICPKGPNDPAYQELSGVHIHKYAPPPQANGALGYLLEFVYCWLRTARLTFKVWRRQPFTVMQACNPPDTYWALARLWRARGVKFVFDHHDLNPEVFRSRFGEPKGLAARVQLAGLYWLERKTFHTADRVISTNQSYQRIAWERGGVPPEHTTVVRSGPDTSAMKPGEPRPQLRNGREHLVAWLGIMGPQDGVDGVLEIARKVVKEHGREDVQFALMGFGDCLEDLKKQCTGLGLDDYVTFTGRVGPKEIADYLSTSSLGLSADPLSPLNDVSTMNKTMEYMAYALPVVAYRLTETVVSAGDCAVYLEPGDADGFAKSVIDLLDDPARRKDLGTAGRRRAEQVLDWRPQAKAYVEVYESLSGLAPELSVPPSRPAVV comes from the coding sequence ATGTCGGCCAGACTTGAGGAAGAGGGCACCAAGGTGAACCGTGGGCATGTCTTGATCATCGTCCAGAACCTGCCGGTTCCCTTGGACCGCAGGGTCTGGCTGGAGTGCCAGGCGCTCACCGCCGCCGGTTTCGACGTGTCGGTCATCTGTCCAAAAGGGCCGAACGACCCCGCGTACCAGGAGCTGTCCGGCGTGCACATCCACAAGTACGCACCGCCACCGCAGGCCAACGGCGCCCTCGGCTACCTGCTGGAATTCGTCTACTGCTGGCTGCGCACCGCACGGCTGACGTTCAAAGTATGGCGCAGGCAGCCTTTCACCGTGATGCAGGCGTGCAACCCGCCGGACACGTACTGGGCGCTGGCCCGGCTGTGGCGCGCCCGCGGCGTGAAGTTCGTGTTCGACCACCACGACCTCAACCCCGAGGTGTTCCGGTCGCGGTTCGGCGAGCCGAAGGGTCTGGCCGCCCGCGTCCAGCTCGCCGGGCTGTACTGGCTGGAACGCAAGACGTTCCACACGGCTGACCGGGTGATCTCGACCAACCAGTCCTACCAGCGGATCGCGTGGGAGCGCGGTGGTGTACCACCGGAGCACACGACGGTGGTGCGCTCCGGGCCGGACACGTCCGCGATGAAACCGGGCGAGCCCAGGCCGCAGCTGCGCAACGGCCGGGAACACCTCGTGGCGTGGCTGGGAATCATGGGCCCGCAGGACGGCGTCGACGGTGTGCTGGAGATCGCCCGCAAAGTGGTCAAGGAACACGGCCGCGAGGACGTCCAGTTCGCGTTGATGGGCTTCGGCGACTGCCTGGAAGACCTCAAGAAGCAGTGCACCGGGCTCGGCCTCGACGACTACGTCACGTTCACCGGGCGCGTCGGGCCCAAGGAAATCGCCGACTACCTCTCCACCTCGTCACTCGGGCTCTCGGCCGACCCGCTCAGCCCGCTCAACGACGTGTCCACAATGAACAAGACGATGGAGTACATGGCGTACGCGCTGCCGGTCGTGGCATACCGTCTCACCGAGACGGTCGTGTCGGCCGGTGACTGCGCCGTGTACCTGGAACCCGGCGACGCCGACGGGTTCGCCAAGTCGGTCATCGACCTGCTCGACGACCCGGCCAGGCGCAAGGACCTCGGCACGGCAGGACGCCGGCGCGCCGAGCAGGTGCTCGACTGGCGGCCGCAGGCCAAGGCGTACGTCGAGGTCTACGAGTCGTTGTCCGGCCTCGCGCCGGAACTCTCCGTGCCGCCGTCACGGCCGGCCGTTGTCTGA
- a CDS encoding MFS transporter, whose protein sequence is MYVASTRSPGRTPKVSGRLPGTVFALGTVSLLTDISAEMVTAFLPVYLIYTLQMSYVQFGLLDGLYTGATAVLRLVGGYVSDRTSRPKLVALFGYGLSAVTKLVFPMVGASSFGIGGVLATDRAGKGIRTAPRDALISLATPSDQLGAAFGVHRAMDTVGALCGPLLTFLILSQIGTAAGPVFVVSFVFAAIGVVVLLAFVRERRSRVNRSKVSVKAGMGLLRDAKFRRATIAAALLGLVTISDAFVFVVLQKVSDIPVGFLPLLPLGTAAVFLLGAAPIGRMADRFGRWKVFFAGHVLLLVTYGMLLVPDGGFLAVAIALAAHGLFYACTDGVLSAYASGFVPADLRATGLATIQTGQALTRMVSSVVFGVMLAGMAMSSAVIALVAVLIAALIAVALLVRSS, encoded by the coding sequence GTGTACGTCGCCTCGACGCGCAGTCCAGGTAGGACACCGAAGGTCTCCGGCCGGTTGCCCGGAACCGTTTTCGCGCTGGGCACGGTCAGCCTGCTCACCGACATCTCAGCCGAGATGGTCACCGCGTTCCTGCCCGTTTACCTGATCTACACGTTGCAGATGAGTTACGTGCAGTTCGGGTTGCTCGACGGGTTGTACACCGGTGCGACGGCAGTTCTCCGGCTCGTCGGCGGATACGTCTCCGACCGCACCAGCCGGCCCAAGCTCGTTGCGCTGTTCGGCTACGGCCTTTCTGCCGTCACCAAACTGGTCTTCCCGATGGTCGGGGCATCCAGTTTCGGGATCGGCGGTGTGCTCGCCACCGACCGCGCGGGCAAAGGGATCCGGACCGCGCCACGCGACGCGCTGATCTCGTTGGCCACCCCGTCCGATCAGCTCGGTGCCGCTTTCGGTGTGCACCGGGCGATGGACACCGTCGGTGCGCTGTGCGGCCCGTTGCTCACTTTCCTGATCCTGAGCCAGATCGGTACCGCTGCCGGGCCGGTGTTCGTGGTGAGTTTCGTCTTCGCCGCGATCGGTGTCGTGGTGCTGCTGGCTTTCGTGCGGGAACGCCGCTCGAGGGTCAACCGGTCGAAGGTCTCGGTGAAGGCGGGCATGGGGCTGTTGCGGGACGCCAAGTTCCGGCGCGCCACGATCGCCGCCGCCCTGCTCGGTCTCGTCACGATCAGTGATGCCTTCGTCTTCGTGGTGCTGCAGAAGGTTTCGGACATTCCGGTCGGATTCCTGCCGTTGCTGCCATTGGGGACCGCAGCCGTCTTCCTGCTCGGTGCCGCGCCGATAGGCCGAATGGCCGATCGGTTCGGCCGGTGGAAGGTGTTCTTCGCCGGGCACGTGCTCCTGCTGGTGACTTACGGGATGTTGCTCGTCCCGGATGGTGGATTCCTTGCCGTGGCGATCGCCTTGGCGGCGCACGGCCTGTTCTACGCCTGTACGGACGGTGTGCTGTCCGCGTACGCCAGCGGGTTCGTCCCGGCCGACCTGCGGGCGACCGGCTTGGCGACCATCCAAACCGGACAGGCCCTGACGCGGATGGTGTCGTCGGTCGTGTTCGGTGTGATGCTCGCCGGGATGGCCATGTCGAGCGCTGTCATCGCGTTGGTGGCCGTGCTGATCGCGGCCCTGATCGCGGTCGCGTTGCTTGTGAGGTCCTCGTGA
- a CDS encoding GNAT family N-acetyltransferase: MRLVPFGSLTDEDFAAWQAIRASDSRWDSPYFTHEYMAAVHAGRPIDVLIGDGFLWPLHKTGSSARPAGSPGADFQGPIVEPGVRFSPKAVLAAVGVRSLSFDHLVDGYRDLEPWVEERRVSPFMDVTGGLDGYLNRVDKSGRGKMSEARRLTNKANRELGEVRSTVQANDGLDQVVALKREQYASTGAQDHFADQANRDLVRRLMGSDLGLLSTVYAGPHLLAAHFGIRDGGVLHWWFPVFERKFGSYSPGWVLLREVVTAAPELGITRIDLGRGEDEYKRRAMTGSSTVCIGAITSGLGTPARRLRRAAVGAAKSSPIAPQLRAIARKLR; this comes from the coding sequence ATGAGACTCGTGCCGTTCGGATCACTGACCGACGAAGACTTCGCGGCATGGCAGGCCATCAGAGCAAGTGATTCCCGATGGGACAGTCCATATTTCACCCACGAGTACATGGCGGCCGTGCACGCCGGTCGGCCGATCGATGTGCTGATCGGCGACGGTTTCCTGTGGCCGCTGCACAAAACCGGGAGCTCGGCGCGTCCCGCCGGGTCACCGGGTGCGGATTTCCAAGGGCCGATAGTGGAACCGGGTGTCCGGTTCTCACCGAAGGCCGTGCTCGCAGCGGTCGGGGTCCGGTCGCTCTCGTTCGACCACCTGGTGGACGGATACCGCGATCTGGAGCCGTGGGTCGAGGAACGGCGGGTCTCGCCGTTCATGGATGTCACCGGCGGCCTCGACGGGTATCTCAACCGGGTCGACAAGAGCGGCCGGGGCAAGATGTCCGAGGCCCGCAGGCTGACCAACAAGGCCAACCGCGAACTCGGCGAGGTGCGCTCGACCGTCCAGGCGAACGATGGGCTCGATCAGGTCGTCGCACTCAAGCGCGAACAGTACGCGTCCACCGGCGCGCAGGACCACTTCGCCGACCAGGCCAATCGCGACTTGGTGCGGCGGCTGATGGGCTCGGACCTGGGCCTGTTGTCCACTGTGTACGCGGGGCCGCACCTGCTCGCCGCGCACTTCGGGATCCGCGACGGTGGTGTGCTGCACTGGTGGTTCCCCGTGTTCGAGCGGAAGTTCGGCTCCTACTCGCCGGGTTGGGTCCTGCTGCGCGAAGTCGTGACAGCCGCGCCCGAACTCGGCATCACCCGGATCGACCTCGGCCGCGGTGAGGACGAGTACAAGCGGCGCGCGATGACCGGATCGTCCACTGTGTGCATCGGCGCGATCACCTCGGGGCTGGGCACCCCGGCCCGCCGGTTGCGCCGGGCCGCTGTCGGCGCCGCGAAATCCTCCCCGATCGCCCCGCAACTCAGGGCGATCGCCCGCAAACTCCGCTGA